The sequence AAGTGTTATAAAATGCTTTCCAAATTTGTTGTATATCTTTGCCGACTATCTTAAAAGAAATAATGTTCAAGACCTTCAGGTTGAAGCGATATCTTGCACGGGAGAAAATCTATATGCTTATCAGCGGCGACTATTGGAAGATATTTTTAAATGCCCCGTTTTTGAAAAGTATGGAACAAGAGAATCCGGTGTGATTGCCTGCGAGTGTTCCGTGCACGATGGAATGCACATTTTCGCCGAAGGTGTATACTTGGAATTTCTAAAAGACGGCAGACAGGCATCTTCTGGAGAAATGGGAGAAATTGTTGTAACCGATCTTTTTAATTATGGAATGCCATTAATACGATACAAGATAGGCGATGTAGCGGTTGTCACCGACAGAAAATGCCCCTGCGGCTCTAACCTGTTGCTGATCGATAAGATTATCGGCCGAGACAGGGATATCCTTATTGCTCAAGATGGTACCCCCAAACCAGGATATCTTTTTGTGGAGGTTGTAAATAAACACAATATCCCTGCGCGATGCCAGTTTGTCCAGGAGGATGTCGATAGTCTCCTGGTTAACATCGTTAAACTAAATGGATTTGAGGAGCGATATTTGACGATCATTGAAAGCAACTGCAAGAAAATCTTAGGCGGCAGTGTTAACGTCAAGTTTATATTTATGAAAGATATCCCGAGGGAGAGTTCAGGAAAGTTCAAATACGTTTATTCTACGAAAAGCCCTTTCTTGAAAAATAACTCAAACTAATGGATAGAAAACCGATCAAAATCTGTTTCGTTATTGACGCATTGAACATAGGTGGCACTGAAAAACAGTTAATCGAGATTATAAAAAATATAAACCCTAAGAAAGTTCAGAGTTACCTGGTATGCCTTAGAGATTCTGAAATGTTGAAAAATACTGACATAGAGTGCATGAAGCTTCTTCTCGATGTGAAGAGTTTTAAGTCTTTTGATATTTTCAAAAAGATCGAATTCTTCAGGTCTTTTCTTGTACGGGAAGAGATTGACATTGTCCAAACCTTTTTTATAGATGCCAACTTATTAGGCGTTATAACCGGCAGACTTGCAGGAGTAAGAAAGATCATTTCAAGTCGCAGGGACATGGGTTTCTGGTATAATAAAAAGCTTTTAACTTATTTGAGGATTGTCAACAGATTTGTTGATCGGTTTATGGTAAACGCGGAAGCCATAAAAAATAATCTTTCAAAAGAGGAAAAGGTTCCGCATTCCAAAATAGATGTAATCTATAATGGCATCAATTCTATATTCTGGGAAAGGGTTGACAAGGGCAATAGAACCGCCATCAAGAAAGAACTGAAGATACCAGATGACCATATTGTAGTTGGATGCGTTGCCAACCTTAACCGCAAAGTTAAGAGAGTAGATATTTTTATTAAGGCATCTGCTATCATAAGTCGCGTAATAAGAAATGTCTCGTTCCTTATCATAGGTGATGGATACCTTAGAAATGAACTCGTTGAGTTGACAATGGACCTGAATGTCAAAGACAAAACGATATTTGCAGGACAATGTGATGATATTACCTCATTATTGCCAATCATAGATATCGGCGTACTTACCTCAGACTCCGAGGGTTTTTCCAATGCTCTTCTCGAATATATGGCAGCAGGCATTCCAACTGTTGCGACGGAAGTAGGAGGAAATAGAGAACTTGTCGCCCCAGGTGAAAACGGGTTTTTAGTCCCTCCAGGAGACCCGCAATCCGTGGCAGAATCTATCTTAATGCT is a genomic window of Nitrospirota bacterium containing:
- a CDS encoding phenylacetate--CoA ligase family protein, which encodes MEDIFKCPVFEKYGTRESGVIACECSVHDGMHIFAEGVYLEFLKDGRQASSGEMGEIVVTDLFNYGMPLIRYKIGDVAVVTDRKCPCGSNLLLIDKIIGRDRDILIAQDGTPKPGYLFVEVVNKHNIPARCQFVQEDVDSLLVNIVKLNGFEERYLTIIESNCKKILGGSVNVKFIFMKDIPRESSGKFKYVYSTKSPFLKNNSN
- a CDS encoding glycosyltransferase, producing MDRKPIKICFVIDALNIGGTEKQLIEIIKNINPKKVQSYLVCLRDSEMLKNTDIECMKLLLDVKSFKSFDIFKKIEFFRSFLVREEIDIVQTFFIDANLLGVITGRLAGVRKIISSRRDMGFWYNKKLLTYLRIVNRFVDRFMVNAEAIKNNLSKEEKVPHSKIDVIYNGINSIFWERVDKGNRTAIKKELKIPDDHIVVGCVANLNRKVKRVDIFIKASAIISRVIRNVSFLIIGDGYLRNELVELTMDLNVKDKTIFAGQCDDITSLLPIIDIGVLTSDSEGFSNALLEYMAAGIPTVATEVGGNRELVAPGENGFLVPPGDPQSVAESILMLIRNDELRLTMGNNSKHKIRQKYTTEKMIENLENYYAHLLV